Proteins encoded by one window of Cannabis sativa cultivar Pink pepper isolate KNU-18-1 chromosome 4, ASM2916894v1, whole genome shotgun sequence:
- the LOC115711978 gene encoding pentatricopeptide repeat-containing protein At1g13040, mitochondrial, which translates to MIHTLGAHRLLYRSRIAYFVKAGLIDQAIQVFDEMTQSQCRVFSIDYNRFIGVLARHSRLDLAEHYYNKMVPQGFSLNPFTYSRLISALCVVKNFFLIEKLLEDMDKLGHVPDIWAFNIYLNVLCGENQVDFALKVFHCMVQKGREPDTVTYTILIDGLCKARKFDAAVVVWRTMISTGLTPDCIACTALVIGLCDGGKVDLAYELSIGEFKGRVEFNRLIYNSLISGFCRVGRIDKAQAIKDFMKRSGCEPDLVTYNVLLNYCCDGLMLDEAEKLMKKMESDGMTPDSYSYNKLLKGLCKANRPEKAYLLMNSRMEKKMLCNVVSYNTIIGAFCKARLTRRAYKLFQEMSQKGIEPDVVTFTILIKAFLSEGSSDVAKMLLDQLMRMSLSLDCIFYTAIVDQLCKAKKIEMALSVFSDMVERGVTPDVISYNALINGLCKVSRVSEAVCLYNEMQSKGLCPDEVTFKLIIGGLIREKKLREACSVWDQMMEKGFTLGAAVSQTLINAINSMDAE; encoded by the coding sequence ATGATTCACACTCTTGGCGCCCACCGCCTCTTATACCGTTCTCGCATAGCCTACTTTGTCAAAGCTGGTCTCATCGATCAAGCCATCCAAGTGTTCGACGAAATGACTCAATCACAATGCCGAGTTTTTAGCATTGATTACAATCGATTTATTGGTGTACTGGCCCGCCATTCGCGTCTCGATTTAGCTGAGCATTATTATAACAAAATGGTCCCTCAGGGGTTTTCTCTAAACCCCTTTACTTACTCTAGGCTCATTTCTGCTCTTTGTGTGgttaagaatttttttcttattgagaAACTTTTGGAAGACATGGATAAGCTTGGTCATGTTCCTGATATTTGGGCTTTTAATATATACTTGAATGTTTTGTGTGGAGAAAACCAGGTGGACTTTGCGTTGAAAGTTTTCCATTGTATGGTTCAGAAGGGTAGAGAGCCTGATACTGTTACTTATACTATACTCATTGATGGGTTGTGTAAAGCTAGGAAATTTGATGCTGCTGTGGTAGTTTGGCGTACTATGATAAGTACAGGGCTTACCCCTGATTGTATTGCTTGTACGGCTCTTGTCATTGGTTTGTGTGATGGTGGGAAAGTTGATTTGGCTTATGAACTTAGTATTGGTGAATTCAAAGGTCGAGTTGAGTTTAACCGTTTGATATATAATTCACTAATTAGTGGGTTTTGTCGAGTTGGTAGGATTGATAAGGCTCAGGCAATCAAGGATTTTATGAAGAGAAGTGGGTGTGAGCCAGATTTGGTTACTTATAATGTTTTGTTGAATTATTGTTGTGATGGGTTGATGTTAGATGAGGCTGAGAAATTGATGAAGAAAATGGAGAGTGATGGAATGACACCTGATTCTTATAGCTATAACAAGCTTCTCAAGGGTCTTTGCAAAGCTAATCGGCCCGAAAAGGCTTATTTGCTAATGAATAGTAGGATGGAGAAGAAAATGTTATGTAATGTTGTTTCTTATAATACTATTATTGGAGCGTTTTGCAAGGCTCGTCTTACTAGAAGGGCATACAAGCTTTTTCAGGAAATGAGCCAGAAGGGAATTGAACCAGATGTTGTAACATTCACAATTCTTATAAAAGCGTTTCTTAGCGAAGGTAGTTCTGATGTAGCTAAAATGCTTCTTGATCAGTTGATGAGAATGAGTCTCTCACTAGATTGCATATTTTACACTGCAATAGTGGATCAACTATGTAAGGCAAAGAAGATTGAGATGGCTCTTAGCGTTTTCAGTGACATGGTTGAAAGAGGAGTCACTCCTGATGTGATTTCATACAATGCCCTTATAAATGGGCTTTGCAAAGTTTCTAGAGTTAGCGAAGCTGTGTGTCTATACAATGAAATGCAATCTAAAGGATTATGTCCAGATGAAGTGACTTTCAAATTGATAATAGGAGGTCTCATTCGGGAAAAGAAGCTACGTGAGGCATGTAGTGTATGGGATCAGATGATGGAGAAGGGCTTTACTCTTGGAGCAGCTGTTTCTCAGACTTTAATTAATGCTATTAATTCAATGGATGCTGAGTGA
- the LOC115714590 gene encoding NDR1/HIN1-like protein 13, with translation MRPHNETNPHFARPTQPQLQGQGPPPAHHDDHHDPTTPPGRRRRHHHHHHRDPTSPQPQGYHRPQQKQQRHGHHKDSSRPVVPIVVPSGHENQAHHQPFDRYDERDHRPLQPRAGQSPPYNHQHPPDITGVDHPKPPPAAATAASTVPRHEDDQESNVWGNWRRGPIHDGNMIMPPQRKTSSFAWLVAFFCAIFWVVIILGGLAVLIVYLIFRPRSPRFDVSAATLNAAYLDMGYLLNADLTFLANFTNPNRKVDIHYSYMYIELYYGRSLIATQSIEPFSAPKAETKLLDLHAVTSQVRLSELEIQRFKRQLMNNGVLFEVKGFFRARSSFGGLLRYSYWLHGRCTIMVTRPPNGVMVAKKCKSKH, from the coding sequence ATGAGGCCACATAACGAAACCAATCCCCATTTCGCTAGACCTACACAACCACAACTCCAAGGACAAGGGCCACCACCAGCTCATCATGATGACCACCATGACCCCACCACACCACCAGGCCGCCGCCGCCGccatcaccaccaccaccaccgtgACCCAACTTCCCCACAACCACAAGGGTATCATCGTCctcaacaaaaacaacaaaggCACGGTCACCACAAAGATTCTTCCCGGCCAGTGGTCCCAATAGTAGTCCCTAGTGGTCACGAAAACCAAGCCCACCACCAACCGTTTGATCGATACGACGAAAGAGACCACCGACCCCTGCAGCCACGCGCAGGCCAATCCCCACCATATAATCACCAACATCCTCCAGATATAACCGGTGTGGACCATCCCAAGCCGCCGCCAGCCGCCGCAACCGCCGCCTCGACCGTGCCACGTCATGAAGATGACCAAGAATCAAATGTGTGGGGCAATTGGCGACGTGGGCCAATCCACGATGGTAATATGATTATGCCACCGCAACGCAAGACAAGCTCATTCGCATGGTTAGTAGCATTCTTCTGTGCAATCTTTTGGGTTGTCATAATCCTCGGAGGCCTAGCAGTACTCATAGTCTACCTCATTTTCCGTCCTAGGAGTCCGAGGTTCGACGTGTCAGCAGCAACACTAAACGCAGCATATCTCGACATGGGTTACCTACTCAATGCTGATCTAACATTTCTAGCAAACTTCACAAATCCAAATAGGAAAGTGGACATTCACTACAGCTATATGTACATTGAACTTTATTACGGAAGGAGTCTTATTGCTACTCAATCTATTGAGCCTTTCTCTGCACCTAAGGCTGAGACTAAATTGTTAGACCTTCATGCTGTGACTAGTCAAGTTCGGCTTTCTGAGCTCGAAATACAAAGATTTAAGAGACAGTTGATGAACAATGGTGTTTTGTTTGAAGTAAAAGGATTCTTCAGAGCAAGATCTAGCTTTGGTGGTCTTTTGAGGTACTCTTATTGGTTGCATGGTCGATGTACTATCATGGTGACCAGACCTCCTAATGGGGTTATGGTTGCAAAGAAATGCAAATCAAAGCACTGA
- the LOC115713106 gene encoding uncharacterized protein LOC115713106: MSLEEEEPGQLDLLKRHKVYSCTVFTAVILMTLAAFSLLIFYLVLSHWGPRFGVISTLTKLNKLNLEKGNLLNVNITLVTNFTNPNKKAAVDFKHIVVELYFGQTIIATKNVEPGLSVAKGGTGSVEVDMLASKVQLFELEIQRLKNEMLKDKILFEVKGRFLAQSKFWRHHLRYSYHMHGQCTLTFKKPPLGFLVSTKCKTKIFRSFF; this comes from the coding sequence ATGTCTCTAGAAGAAGAAGAGCCTGGCCAACTGGATCTCCTCAAACGCCACAAAGTCTACTCCTGCACAGTCTTCACAGCCGTGATTCTCATGACACTTGCAGCCTTTTCACTCCTGATCTTCTACCTCGTTCTAAGTCACTGGGGTCCACGATTCGGGGTAATTTCAACTCTCACTAAGCTCAACAAGCTCAATTTAGAAAAGGGTAATCTTCTAAATGTTAACATCACTCTTGTTACAAATTTTACAAACCCAAACAAGAAGGCTGCTGTGGACTTCAAACACATAGTGGTCGAGCTTTATTTTGGCCAAACCATTATAGCTACTAAAAATGTTGAACCTGGTTTGTCTGTGGCCAAAGGTGGGACTGGGTCCGTTGAGGTTGATATGTTGGCTAGTAAGGTCCAGCTTTTTGAGCTTGAGATTCAGAGACTGAAGAATGAGATGTTGAAAGATAAGATTTTGTTTGAAGTGAAAGGGAGGTTTTTGGCTCAGAGTAAGTTTTGGCGCCACCATTTGCGTTACTCTTATCATATGCATGGTCAGTGTACTCTTACTTTCAAGAAACCACCTCTTGGGTTCTTGGTTTCTACCAAAtgtaaaactaaaatattcagaAGTTTTTTCTAA
- the LOC115713838 gene encoding serine/threonine-protein kinase AFC2 isoform X1, translating into MEMDYLTEFPLSHIDRRPRKKARFAWDVTQSNAKAQSDLFCGQDGGNGTSFGPSRVLPDHPSLFVKGLTQRSSPPWREDDKDGHYMFALGENLTSRYKIHRKIGEGTFGQVLECWDRETKEMVAIKVVRSIKKYREAAMIEIDVLHLLGKYDRTGSRCVQIRNWFDYRNHICIVFEMLGPSLYDFLRKNNYRPFPVDLVRELGRQLLECVAFMHDMRLIHTDLKPENILFVSSEYVKVPDYKVSSRSPKEGIFHKRLPRSSAIKVIDFGSTAYEHQEHNYIVSTRHYRAPEVILGLGWNYPCDIWSVGCILVELCSGEALFQTHENLEHLAMMERALGPLPQHMLKRADHHANKYVKKGRLDWPEGATSRESIKAVLKLPRLQNLIMQHVDHSAGELIDLLQGLLRYDPIHRLTAREALRHPFFTRDHYRRF; encoded by the exons ATGGAGATGGACTACTTGACAGAATTTCCCCTCTCTCACATAGATCGTCGTCCAAGGAAGAAGGCTAGGTTTGCTTGGGATGTTACCCAATCTAATGCAAAG GCTCAGTCAGACTTGTTTTGTGGACAAGATGGTGGAAATGGGACAAGCTTTGGACCTTCAAGGGTACTCCCAGACCATCCTAGTCTTTTTGTTAAGGGATTGACTCAAAGAAGCTCTCCCCCATGGCGAGAAGACGACAAAGATGGGCATTACATGTTTGCGCTCGGAGAGAATTTAACTTCTCGCT ATAAAATCCACAGAAAAATCGGTGAAG GTACATTTGGTCAGGTTTTGGAATGCTGGGATAGGGAGACAAAGGAGATGGTGGCAATAAAAGTTGTGAGAAGTATTAAAAAATATCGTGAAGCAGCAATGATTGAAATTGATGTTTTACATTTGCTTGGAAAATATGATAGAACTGGCAGTCG ATGTGTTCAAATACGGAACTGGTTTGACTATCGCAACCATATATGTATT GTATTTGAGATGCTTGGACCAAGTTTATATGATTTTCTGAGGAAAAATAATTATCGCCCGTTTCCAGTTGATCTTGTCCGTGAGCTTGGTCGACAACTGTTGGAATGTGTAGCAT TCATGCATGATATGCGGCTCATTCATACTGACTTGAAACCAGAGAACATACTCTTTGTGTCTTCAGAATATGTGAAAGTGCCCGACTACAAG GTCTCTTCTCGATCACCCAAGGAAGGAATCTTCCATAAAAGGTTGCCAAGATCTAGCGCTATTAAGGTTATTGATTTTGGTAGCACAGCCTATGAACATCAAGAACACAACTATATTGTCTCTACAAGGCACTATCGTGCTCCTGAGGTGATTCTTG GACTTGGATGGAATTACCCATGTGATATATGGAGTGTTGGTTGTATCTTGGTAGAATTATGCTCG GGAGAAGCATTGTTTCAGACACATGAGAACTTAGAACATCTAGCAATGATGGAGAGGGCATTAGGCCCGTTACCACAGCATATGCTTAAAAGAGCAGA TCATCATGCCAataagtatgtgaaaaagggTAGATTGGACTGGCCAGAAGGAGCAACCTCTCGTGAAAGTATCAAAGCCGTCCTGAAGTTACCCCGTCTTCAG AATCTAATAATGCAGCATGTAGACCACTCGGCCGGGGAACTCATCGACCTTTTGCAAGGTCTGCTTAGATATGATCCTATTCACAGGCTAACAGCTCGTGAAGCCCTTAGGCATCCATTCTTTACCAGGGATCATTACAGGAGATTCTAG
- the LOC115713838 gene encoding serine/threonine-protein kinase AFC1 isoform X2 produces the protein MVAIKVVRSIKKYREAAMIEIDVLHLLGKYDRTGSRCVQIRNWFDYRNHICIVFEMLGPSLYDFLRKNNYRPFPVDLVRELGRQLLECVAFMHDMRLIHTDLKPENILFVSSEYVKVPDYKVSSRSPKEGIFHKRLPRSSAIKVIDFGSTAYEHQEHNYIVSTRHYRAPEVILGLGWNYPCDIWSVGCILVELCSGEALFQTHENLEHLAMMERALGPLPQHMLKRADHHANKYVKKGRLDWPEGATSRESIKAVLKLPRLQNLIMQHVDHSAGELIDLLQGLLRYDPIHRLTAREALRHPFFTRDHYRRF, from the exons ATGGTGGCAATAAAAGTTGTGAGAAGTATTAAAAAATATCGTGAAGCAGCAATGATTGAAATTGATGTTTTACATTTGCTTGGAAAATATGATAGAACTGGCAGTCG ATGTGTTCAAATACGGAACTGGTTTGACTATCGCAACCATATATGTATT GTATTTGAGATGCTTGGACCAAGTTTATATGATTTTCTGAGGAAAAATAATTATCGCCCGTTTCCAGTTGATCTTGTCCGTGAGCTTGGTCGACAACTGTTGGAATGTGTAGCAT TCATGCATGATATGCGGCTCATTCATACTGACTTGAAACCAGAGAACATACTCTTTGTGTCTTCAGAATATGTGAAAGTGCCCGACTACAAG GTCTCTTCTCGATCACCCAAGGAAGGAATCTTCCATAAAAGGTTGCCAAGATCTAGCGCTATTAAGGTTATTGATTTTGGTAGCACAGCCTATGAACATCAAGAACACAACTATATTGTCTCTACAAGGCACTATCGTGCTCCTGAGGTGATTCTTG GACTTGGATGGAATTACCCATGTGATATATGGAGTGTTGGTTGTATCTTGGTAGAATTATGCTCG GGAGAAGCATTGTTTCAGACACATGAGAACTTAGAACATCTAGCAATGATGGAGAGGGCATTAGGCCCGTTACCACAGCATATGCTTAAAAGAGCAGA TCATCATGCCAataagtatgtgaaaaagggTAGATTGGACTGGCCAGAAGGAGCAACCTCTCGTGAAAGTATCAAAGCCGTCCTGAAGTTACCCCGTCTTCAG AATCTAATAATGCAGCATGTAGACCACTCGGCCGGGGAACTCATCGACCTTTTGCAAGGTCTGCTTAGATATGATCCTATTCACAGGCTAACAGCTCGTGAAGCCCTTAGGCATCCATTCTTTACCAGGGATCATTACAGGAGATTCTAG